The Bombus terrestris chromosome 4, iyBomTerr1.2, whole genome shotgun sequence genome has a window encoding:
- the LOC100649865 gene encoding juvenile hormone acid O-methyltransferase, which yields MNMVEEYVNASKSQYRDAFDIIEEFKKEMSEMRGKCIDIGCGPGDVTKKLILPRLSLEAELVGADISKAMTDYARQKYQGEKRLSFLQLDIETLALPNEELAQYSNVLSFYCLHWCQNSWRAFDNIYKLLRPGGKALVMFLAWNDGFDAYMRIHENPRYKPYMEDANRFVPFFHRCKDSRAALRKMLEDVGFEILHCSRREKSFVYQNMQILKRHMIAVNPFISRIPDHLKEEFENVVVREVASQKILFPNKNDNGQQEYSILDRYHILVAYVKKPVDTC from the exons ATGAACATGGTAGAAGAATACGTGAACGCGAGCAAGTCTCAGTACCGTGACGCATTCGACATTATCGAGGAATTTAAGAAAGAGATGTCCGAGATGAGGGGGAAGTGCATCGACATCGGTTGCGGACCAGGGGACGTTACGAAGAAGCTGATCCTACCTAGGTTGTCACTGGAAGCGGAGCTAGTAG GGGCAGACATATCGAAGGCGATGACCGATTACGCAAGGCAGAAGTACCAGGGCGAGAAACGCTTGTCGTTCTTGCAATTGGACATCGAAACCTTGGCTTTACCTAACGAGGAATTAGCCCAATATAGCAACGTACTGTCCTTTTATTGCCTCCATTGGTGTCAAAACTCTTG GAGGGCCTTCGACAATATTTACAAGTTACTGCGACCAGGAGGAAAAGCTCTGGTTATGTTTCTGGCTTGGAATGACGGTTTCGATGCCTACATGAGGATTCACGAGAACCCACGATACAAACCATATATGGAG GACGCAAATCGCTTCGTGCCTTTTTTCCATCGGTGCAAAGATTCCCGAGCGGCATTAAGGAAGATGCTGGAGGACGTAGGCTTCGAGATTCTACACTGTAGCAGAAGAGAAAAAAGCTTCGTTTACCAGAACATGcaaatattaaaac GTCATATGATTGCGGTTAATCCCTTCATCTCGCGGATCCCTGATCACCTCAAAGAGGAGTTCGAGAATGTGGTAGTGCGCGAAGTAGCGAGCCAGAAGATCCTATTCCCGAACAAAAACGACAACGGTCAACAAGAATATAGTATTTTGGATAGATATCACATTCTTGTGGCGTATGTAAAGAAGCCTGTCGACACATGCTGA